From one Candidatus Chlorobium masyuteum genomic stretch:
- the pseG gene encoding UDP-2,4-diacetamido-2,4,6-trideoxy-beta-L-altropyranose hydrolase — protein MNVLIRADASLVIGSGHVMRCLTLADQLRSKGMNVAFVCRNVPGKMFELLTARGYQTVAIEGNWSQQFDAEETIHIAGRLFPDGLDWIVVDNYELDIAWESRLRAHTRKFMVIDDLANRHHGCDLLLDQNYYRDLDQRYKGLVPEQCITLLGPSYLLLRPEFVAERQRLRNRDGVVRRIMIFFGGSDSTNQTKKAIEALRLLNRSDIHVDIVIGSANPFRNEIERLCSTTSNLIFHCQVSNMAELISSVDLAIGAGGSSMWERCFLGLPSLTVVFAANQEQTTEDVAETGAIKYLGWADKLTPVDYAFAINEMIANPQEVQNISCAAHKLIGENRVSVSDAMFSMTRDN, from the coding sequence ATGAATGTGCTGATTCGTGCCGATGCCTCATTAGTAATTGGCAGTGGTCATGTCATGCGTTGCCTGACACTTGCTGATCAATTACGTTCCAAAGGAATGAATGTTGCATTTGTATGTCGCAATGTACCAGGTAAAATGTTCGAACTATTGACTGCTCGTGGTTATCAGACGGTTGCCATCGAAGGTAATTGGTCACAGCAGTTTGATGCTGAAGAGACGATTCATATTGCTGGACGGCTATTTCCAGATGGCCTTGATTGGATTGTTGTTGATAATTATGAGCTTGATATAGCTTGGGAGAGCAGGCTTCGAGCACATACCCGCAAATTTATGGTTATTGATGACCTGGCGAATCGCCATCATGGTTGTGATTTACTTCTTGATCAGAACTATTACCGTGATCTTGACCAGCGCTATAAAGGATTGGTGCCAGAACAATGCATCACTTTACTTGGACCGTCATATCTGTTGTTGCGTCCAGAGTTTGTTGCCGAGAGGCAACGGCTCAGAAATAGAGATGGTGTTGTGCGTCGCATTATGATTTTCTTCGGCGGGAGTGACTCAACAAATCAGACAAAAAAAGCAATTGAAGCATTGCGGTTGCTGAATCGCTCGGACATTCATGTCGATATTGTTATCGGGAGTGCAAATCCTTTTCGAAATGAGATTGAGCGCTTATGCTCAACTACGTCTAACCTGATATTCCATTGTCAGGTTAGCAACATGGCTGAGTTGATATCGTCAGTAGATCTTGCCATTGGTGCTGGCGGGTCATCAATGTGGGAGCGTTGCTTCCTCGGGCTTCCGTCATTGACAGTTGTTTTTGCTGCTAATCAGGAACAGACGACAGAGGATGTTGCTGAGACGGGAGCGATTAAATATCTTGGTTGGGCAGACAAACTTACACCCGTTGATTATGCATTTGCAATTAACGAAATGATCGCAAATCCACAAGAAGTGCAAAATATTTCGTGTGCAGCCCATAAGCTTATTGGGGAAAATCGGGTATCAGTATCGGATGCGATGTTTTCAATGACAAGAGATAATTAG
- a CDS encoding acyltransferase has translation MAIKNEIASWLETALAYMPGNIGIYFRSIWYKKRFKSCGDIQIGFGSQFISPNNIYFRGTVSIGAHSLFAADGGEIIVGSNTYFNQNQHINASVSGVINIGSNCLIGPNVVMRTANHKFSNPGILIRLQGHSSGDIVIEDNVWIGANAVILGGIRIKTGSIIAAGAVVTRDVPSMVIVAGVPAKIIKYRLE, from the coding sequence ATGGCCATAAAAAATGAAATTGCTTCTTGGCTTGAAACTGCTCTTGCTTATATGCCGGGAAATATAGGCATATATTTTAGGAGTATATGGTATAAAAAACGTTTTAAATCATGCGGTGATATACAAATCGGTTTTGGATCTCAATTTATATCACCAAATAATATATATTTTAGAGGAACAGTTTCTATAGGGGCCCATTCATTGTTTGCTGCAGATGGTGGAGAAATAATCGTTGGAAGTAATACATATTTTAATCAGAATCAACATATCAATGCATCAGTATCAGGGGTCATAAATATTGGTAGTAATTGTTTGATAGGCCCGAATGTGGTTATGCGAACAGCAAATCATAAATTTAGTAATCCAGGCATTTTAATAAGATTGCAGGGGCATTCTTCAGGTGATATTGTAATAGAAGACAACGTCTGGATTGGTGCAAACGCCGTGATACTTGGTGGTATACGTATTAAAACCGGTTCAATTATCGCTGCAGGAGCAGTAGTGACACGCGATGTACCTTCAATGGTTATTGTTGCAGGTGTTCCGGCAAAAATTATAAAATATAGATTAGAGTAA
- a CDS encoding ATP-grasp domain-containing protein yields MKTVLITGIGGDIAQAAATIIREARPDIRLIGVDMHEQHGGMLFVDEFIRIPAATSPDYLDSIRHIIASKAVDIMIPMSEPELGVTGPLLMELGENRCITAGTEVIQAGLDKFATINALTGFGLPVPWTFPSNQSVPSEYPCILKNRYGSGSRAVFRVHDMQEAQYLANKYPDAIFQEMLEPADREITCAVYRRRDGAVATLQMLRRLAGGFTGWAKVIKDEETASMCEVIAKGLNLRGSMNIQLRITDRGPRVFEINPRFSSTVLMRHLIGFSDLLWALEEAEGKSVNFPVFPENQIMVRIQGALIINNIVTGKKE; encoded by the coding sequence ATGAAAACTGTTTTGATCACTGGTATCGGTGGAGACATAGCTCAGGCCGCAGCCACCATCATAAGGGAGGCTCGCCCGGATATCAGGCTTATCGGGGTTGATATGCATGAGCAGCATGGGGGTATGCTTTTCGTTGATGAATTTATAAGAATTCCAGCCGCCACATCGCCTGACTATCTGGATTCCATTCGACATATAATCGCCTCCAAAGCGGTCGATATAATGATTCCCATGTCTGAGCCTGAATTGGGCGTGACAGGGCCATTACTTATGGAACTCGGTGAAAATCGATGTATTACCGCAGGGACAGAAGTTATCCAAGCCGGTCTTGATAAATTTGCAACAATTAATGCATTGACGGGTTTTGGATTGCCGGTGCCGTGGACTTTTCCTTCGAATCAAAGCGTGCCGTCTGAATATCCATGTATCCTGAAAAACCGTTATGGCTCAGGTTCTCGAGCAGTTTTCAGAGTGCACGATATGCAAGAGGCGCAATATCTTGCCAACAAATATCCCGATGCAATATTTCAGGAAATGCTTGAACCTGCAGATCGAGAGATTACCTGTGCAGTATATCGGCGACGCGATGGAGCAGTTGCAACATTACAGATGCTTCGTCGGCTTGCAGGGGGATTTACTGGCTGGGCCAAGGTAATAAAGGACGAGGAGACCGCAAGCATGTGTGAGGTTATAGCCAAGGGTCTCAATTTGCGCGGAAGCATGAATATTCAGCTCCGCATCACAGACAGGGGCCCCCGTGTTTTCGAAATCAATCCGCGTTTTTCTTCAACAGTTCTCATGAGGCATCTCATAGGTTTCAGCGATTTGTTATGGGCTCTTGAAGAAGCGGAAGGAAAATCGGTAAACTTCCCTGTATTTCCGGAGAATCAGATTATGGTGCGTATTCAGGGTGCACTGATCATTAATAATATTGTTACAGGCAAGAAAGAATGA
- a CDS encoding metallophosphoesterase family protein, with product MKIGLMGDIHANHVALKAVLQSAALSGVETLLVTGDLVGYYFFPSEVLELLRPWKRFIVRGNHEEMLHTARSDEDFLFRMTCRYGSGLRTAIDQLDEQSLNELCSLPHPMQLEIEGCNILLCHGSPWDINRYVYPDSGTFELERCAVGEFDLVVQGHTHYPMHLQFDKTLLVNPGSVGQPRNRQPGAHWALFDTQLRELTMHCEAYDAEPLIRESRRRHPDIPYLSEVLSRL from the coding sequence ATGAAAATCGGTTTGATGGGAGATATACATGCCAATCATGTTGCCTTAAAAGCAGTCTTGCAATCTGCAGCATTATCAGGAGTAGAAACACTTCTTGTTACAGGTGATCTTGTTGGTTATTATTTTTTTCCTTCTGAAGTTCTGGAATTACTGCGACCATGGAAGCGGTTCATTGTGAGAGGGAACCATGAGGAGATGCTTCATACAGCCAGAAGCGATGAGGATTTTCTCTTCCGGATGACTTGTCGTTATGGATCCGGATTGCGCACTGCAATTGATCAGCTTGACGAGCAGTCACTCAATGAACTGTGTTCACTTCCGCATCCGATGCAACTGGAGATTGAGGGCTGCAATATTCTTTTGTGTCATGGATCACCATGGGATATCAACCGGTATGTATACCCTGATTCCGGGACTTTCGAATTGGAGCGCTGTGCTGTTGGGGAATTTGATTTGGTTGTACAAGGGCATACGCACTACCCTATGCATTTGCAATTTGACAAGACGCTTCTTGTTAATCCCGGCTCAGTCGGTCAACCCCGTAATCGACAGCCCGGAGCTCACTGGGCGCTTTTTGATACACAATTGCGCGAACTGACAATGCACTGTGAAGCCTATGATGCCGAACCCCTTATTCGTGAATCGCGTCGAAGACATCCGGATATTCCATATTTATCAGAGGTATTGTCACGTCTATGA
- a CDS encoding GNAT family N-acetyltransferase has product MSDYPLEVHTERFLLRTLTVDDVNERYAGWLRDSLTSEYITAKLDLADLKAYVLELSRRRDVIFLGVFDKNTGLHIGNIKYEPVDPEQGYAIMGILIGECDWRGKGVAAEVLNATADWLQKYHNIKQIILGVSRSHTAAITAYQKVGFVEESTPFIPIVLPENMVMVWHLNPYI; this is encoded by the coding sequence ATGTCTGATTATCCTCTTGAGGTTCATACTGAGCGGTTCTTGCTCAGAACACTTACCGTTGATGATGTTAACGAGCGTTATGCCGGATGGTTAAGGGATTCACTGACAAGCGAATACATAACAGCAAAACTTGATCTTGCTGATCTTAAAGCGTATGTTTTAGAGCTTAGCAGAAGAAGAGATGTGATCTTTTTAGGTGTTTTTGATAAGAATACCGGATTACATATAGGTAATATTAAATACGAACCGGTTGATCCTGAACAGGGTTATGCCATCATGGGCATTCTTATCGGAGAATGTGATTGGCGAGGAAAAGGTGTAGCTGCTGAGGTACTTAATGCAACTGCGGATTGGCTACAAAAGTATCATAACATCAAACAAATTATTCTGGGTGTGAGCAGATCGCATACTGCAGCGATAACTGCCTATCAAAAAGTTGGTTTTGTAGAAGAATCAACACCCTTTATTCCCATAGTTTTACCTGAAAATATGGTGATGGTTTGGCATTTGAACCCATACATATAG
- a CDS encoding asparagine synthase-related protein produces MKIRIIRKKEKNTQNANIGNLPEIYEKGGLLIAGTGMLHKWINKATNDEYIIFGHIVGIRRADGTISPSSSYRIETDILEDFQRVSEIEGRFVIIKIFENGSCQVWADQFGRVDIYIQELIDSVVLSTGIDLLPLASDPKKPMLDFVGLAHSLTVYGSRPAKQHTLYQSVSRLGVNQSIQITQTEIILHTRKTKLSSTVPNYTEQDLNRYSNRFIEAIRARASNNGNVVYLSSGWDSTSILATLVHLFGNKKVRAVIGRMRYSDRSGVINQYELDRAHAIADYYGVRLDVIELDYRNNAANILEKLHGLFKSQQFSNLTGFNHWLLAEGTAKTSDGDEVVFAGEISDGAHNLGFSQFVSIFHPASFDFREYSDKMASYLFGPTFMEQIENGKHEADPVWSLFKERNNGAIFESVAQGKLNIRKQLLTSFFLRNGRIPLYSLENTKILTPAGRSQYDSTSQAVYLNEIASQVDSDNLYAAYLHLYNSFHWQGSTVSTLEHTAEAHGLKCAIPFHDSSVIEFLSAMPESWGRGLDLKSTKYPLKWMLKNRIDYPYHLQVGPHSYLYDVNPAFTHAGEILYASSFVDIFKTSLKSKRFINQLDAKMFDCDYINSLINRYLNGEELIGKDQSDLMTLSVHSLIGTYGE; encoded by the coding sequence ATGAAAATAAGAATTATTCGGAAAAAAGAAAAAAATACCCAAAATGCTAATATAGGTAATCTGCCTGAAATATATGAAAAAGGGGGATTGCTTATTGCGGGAACGGGTATGCTGCATAAATGGATTAACAAAGCGACAAATGATGAATATATTATATTTGGTCATATTGTTGGAATAAGAAGAGCTGATGGGACGATATCGCCATCATCTTCTTATAGAATAGAGACAGATATTTTAGAGGATTTTCAGAGGGTTTCAGAAATAGAAGGACGATTTGTTATTATAAAAATATTTGAAAATGGCTCATGTCAAGTATGGGCCGATCAATTTGGAAGGGTAGATATATATATTCAGGAACTCATAGATTCAGTCGTTTTATCTACCGGTATCGATTTACTTCCTCTTGCATCGGACCCCAAAAAGCCAATGCTTGATTTTGTAGGTTTAGCTCATTCTTTGACTGTTTATGGTTCACGTCCTGCTAAACAACATACCCTATATCAATCAGTTTCACGTTTAGGTGTCAATCAATCTATTCAGATTACACAAACAGAAATAATTCTGCATACTCGAAAAACCAAATTATCCAGTACTGTTCCTAACTATACTGAGCAGGATTTAAATCGATATTCCAATAGGTTTATTGAGGCAATACGGGCGAGAGCATCAAATAATGGTAATGTAGTGTATTTATCATCCGGATGGGATTCGACTTCAATTCTGGCAACATTAGTACATCTTTTTGGTAATAAAAAAGTCAGAGCTGTTATCGGCAGAATGCGTTATTCTGATAGGAGTGGGGTGATTAATCAATATGAACTTGATCGAGCTCATGCTATTGCTGATTATTATGGAGTTCGCCTTGATGTAATTGAGCTTGATTATAGAAATAATGCTGCAAATATATTAGAAAAATTGCATGGACTGTTCAAGTCGCAACAGTTTTCAAATCTTACTGGCTTCAATCACTGGTTATTGGCAGAAGGAACTGCGAAAACATCTGATGGTGATGAAGTTGTCTTTGCTGGAGAAATAAGTGATGGTGCACATAATCTTGGCTTTAGTCAATTTGTGTCAATATTTCATCCTGCTTCTTTTGATTTTAGAGAGTATAGCGATAAAATGGCATCATATCTTTTTGGCCCAACCTTTATGGAGCAAATTGAAAATGGTAAACATGAAGCCGATCCTGTATGGAGCCTTTTCAAAGAGCGTAACAATGGAGCTATTTTTGAATCAGTAGCTCAAGGTAAGCTAAATATAAGGAAGCAGCTACTTACCAGTTTCTTTTTAAGAAATGGCCGTATTCCTCTTTATTCGCTTGAAAATACTAAAATATTGACACCGGCTGGACGTAGTCAATATGATTCTACATCACAAGCTGTATACTTGAATGAAATAGCATCACAAGTTGATTCTGATAATCTTTATGCTGCATATCTTCATTTATATAACTCATTTCATTGGCAAGGGTCCACAGTTTCAACATTGGAGCATACGGCTGAAGCGCATGGCTTGAAATGTGCAATCCCTTTTCATGATAGTAGCGTTATAGAATTTCTTTCTGCAATGCCGGAAAGCTGGGGAAGAGGACTTGATCTTAAATCTACAAAGTATCCATTAAAATGGATGCTAAAAAACAGAATTGATTATCCATACCATTTGCAGGTAGGCCCTCATTCATACCTTTATGATGTTAATCCGGCATTCACTCATGCAGGAGAAATACTTTATGCTTCTTCATTTGTTGATATTTTTAAAACCAGCTTGAAAAGTAAAAGATTTATTAATCAATTAGATGCGAAAATGTTTGATTGTGATTATATTAACTCGTTAATCAATCGCTATCTGAACGGGGAAGAGTTAATAGGAAAAGATCAATCTGATCTTATGACACTGTCCGTGCATTCCTTAATTGGTACTTATGGTGAATAA
- a CDS encoding glutamate-1-semialdehyde 2,1-aminomutase — protein sequence MDKISNYEKSKEFSSRVHNLIPGGAHTYSKGDDQFPLNAPAAITHGKGARLWDLDGNEFIDCSMGLTSVCIGHGYEPVAKAVCEAAFQGTNFQRPAAIELEAAKIFLDTVQSGDMVKFAKNGSTVTTAAVKLARAYTGRNRVALAREHNFFSYDDWFIVTTPCDRGIPAKVREMTATFSYNNYESVEALLAGNDHDIACLIMEPVKFDPPKNDFLHKVAALCKERGVLLILDEMISGFKWDLKGAQHFYGVKPDMATWGKGIANGFSACALTGRADIMEIGGIRREGDDKLFLISTTHGAETTGLAAMIATIKEFKHHNMIESNWQRGEALKQRLEQIVLKHGLGSFLELPGYPCLFVLVCRNAEGVPDDTYRTLMMQEMIARGVLFQGMFYPTWSHQQPEMDHIAMAFDESCAIYRKAVDSGSTESLLIGRPAKPVFRKII from the coding sequence ATTGATAAAATAAGTAATTACGAAAAATCGAAAGAGTTTTCCTCCAGAGTGCACAATTTGATACCTGGAGGAGCTCATACCTACTCTAAAGGTGACGATCAGTTTCCTTTAAATGCGCCAGCTGCTATTACCCACGGCAAAGGAGCCCGTTTGTGGGATCTTGACGGCAATGAATTTATTGATTGCAGTATGGGATTGACATCAGTTTGTATAGGTCATGGATATGAGCCTGTTGCCAAGGCCGTATGTGAGGCTGCCTTTCAGGGTACCAACTTCCAGCGTCCTGCAGCTATTGAGCTTGAGGCGGCAAAAATATTTCTTGACACAGTGCAGTCCGGTGACATGGTGAAATTTGCCAAAAACGGTTCTACGGTGACAACTGCAGCAGTCAAGCTTGCTCGCGCTTATACAGGACGAAATCGGGTTGCACTTGCCCGGGAACATAACTTTTTCAGCTACGACGACTGGTTCATTGTTACGACGCCTTGTGATCGGGGAATTCCTGCAAAAGTCCGTGAAATGACGGCTACGTTCAGCTATAACAATTATGAATCTGTTGAAGCTCTGCTTGCCGGTAATGATCATGACATTGCCTGCCTTATCATGGAGCCGGTTAAATTCGATCCACCAAAAAATGATTTTCTGCACAAGGTGGCGGCTCTTTGCAAGGAGCGAGGTGTGCTTTTGATTCTTGATGAAATGATTTCCGGTTTCAAATGGGATTTGAAAGGGGCTCAGCACTTTTATGGTGTCAAGCCCGATATGGCGACCTGGGGCAAAGGCATAGCCAATGGATTTTCTGCCTGCGCATTGACCGGTCGAGCGGATATTATGGAAATTGGAGGTATAAGGCGTGAAGGCGATGACAAACTGTTCCTGATTTCAACCACTCATGGAGCGGAGACAACAGGTCTGGCGGCAATGATTGCCACCATTAAAGAGTTCAAGCATCACAACATGATCGAGAGCAATTGGCAGAGAGGGGAAGCTCTCAAGCAGCGGCTTGAGCAGATCGTGCTCAAGCATGGTCTTGGCAGTTTTCTTGAACTTCCAGGTTACCCTTGTCTTTTCGTTCTGGTTTGCCGAAACGCTGAAGGTGTACCCGATGATACCTATCGTACCTTGATGATGCAGGAAATGATTGCCCGCGGCGTATTGTTTCAGGGCATGTTCTATCCGACATGGTCTCATCAGCAGCCGGAGATGGATCATATTGCAATGGCATTCGATGAATCATGTGCCATCTATCGTAAAGCTGTTGATTCAGGGTCCACCGAGAGTCTGCTGATTGGGCGCCCGGCAAAACCGGTTTTCCGCAAGATAATCTGA
- a CDS encoding nitrilase-related carbon-nitrogen hydrolase, whose amino-acid sequence MKVALISLDQKWEDKPYNLNRCVELTVRAVTYGAELVIFPEMTLTGFSMNIWQIAEISATSSSIHAFGEIAKKYGIWLVAGVVLQEEEKAANTQIVFSPEGIEQARYVKIHPFSFAGEDRVFLPGRMLAKVKLPEFRLGLSICYDLRFPELYSALAKDCDVLVNIANWPKRRVDHWMALLRARAIENQVYVIGVNRTGIDGNGFEYERSSVIIDANGDYLEPLITEGEIDIFQVNRQLLDSFRLGFSTRQDRVPDLYRDII is encoded by the coding sequence TTGAAAGTTGCACTGATTTCTCTTGATCAGAAGTGGGAAGACAAGCCCTATAACCTGAACCGTTGTGTTGAGCTGACCGTTCGGGCAGTTACTTATGGCGCTGAGCTGGTGATTTTTCCGGAAATGACCCTTACCGGTTTTTCAATGAATATCTGGCAAATTGCCGAGATTTCCGCTACATCATCATCTATCCATGCATTCGGGGAAATAGCAAAAAAGTATGGGATTTGGCTTGTTGCCGGAGTTGTTTTGCAGGAAGAGGAGAAGGCTGCCAACACGCAAATTGTTTTTTCTCCAGAAGGTATTGAGCAAGCCCGATATGTTAAAATTCATCCATTTTCTTTTGCAGGTGAAGACCGTGTTTTCCTGCCGGGGCGTATGCTTGCCAAAGTGAAACTGCCGGAATTCAGGTTAGGATTATCTATCTGTTATGATTTACGTTTTCCGGAGCTTTACAGTGCTTTAGCCAAAGATTGTGATGTGCTCGTCAATATTGCTAACTGGCCTAAACGTCGGGTTGATCACTGGATGGCTCTACTTCGGGCAAGAGCTATTGAAAATCAGGTATACGTCATCGGGGTTAATCGAACCGGTATAGATGGCAATGGATTTGAGTACGAACGTAGTTCGGTTATAATTGATGCAAACGGGGATTATCTGGAACCGTTGATTACAGAAGGTGAAATTGATATTTTTCAGGTGAATCGTCAGTTGTTGGATAGTTTCAGACTTGGATTTTCTACCCGTCAGGATAGGGTCCCCGATCTTTATCGCGACATTATTTAA
- a CDS encoding class I SAM-dependent methyltransferase has product MDRLKKHPLGFWEIADKPTPAELQRYYAEKYYQEAKGSYEVEYSKAELAYFRAKIEQRYAVVYRYRSISDGDVGTMLDVGCGEGYALAFFREHGWRVKGFDFSSAGVESKNPDCLDALVTGDVFGLLQAEISDGKVYDVVWLQNVLEHVIDPIKLLESLRSLLAPRGIAIITVPNDCSLTQQCALESQHIDRAFWIAPPDHLSYFDYYSLANTARATGYDCLDILGDFPVEWFLFHPGSNYVANKSVGKAAHKARVEIENLLHKQKTEDVIRFWSAAAKLGIGRDITAFLRSSEKH; this is encoded by the coding sequence ATGGATAGACTCAAAAAGCACCCGCTTGGATTCTGGGAGATAGCTGATAAGCCAACACCCGCTGAATTGCAACGTTACTACGCTGAAAAGTACTATCAGGAAGCAAAAGGTAGCTATGAAGTAGAGTATAGTAAGGCTGAACTGGCGTATTTTCGGGCAAAAATTGAGCAGAGATATGCTGTTGTATATCGGTATAGATCTATTTCCGATGGAGATGTCGGAACTATGCTTGATGTTGGTTGCGGGGAGGGGTATGCATTGGCATTTTTTCGTGAACATGGCTGGCGAGTAAAAGGTTTTGATTTTAGTTCAGCAGGAGTTGAATCTAAAAACCCTGATTGTTTGGATGCCCTGGTGACCGGTGATGTATTTGGGCTACTACAAGCTGAAATAAGTGACGGTAAAGTGTATGATGTGGTGTGGTTGCAAAATGTGCTTGAACATGTGATTGATCCGATTAAACTGCTTGAGTCTCTGAGATCTTTACTTGCTCCAAGAGGGATAGCCATCATAACTGTTCCTAATGACTGCTCACTCACCCAACAGTGTGCATTGGAGTCTCAGCATATAGACCGGGCATTCTGGATTGCACCGCCTGATCATTTATCATATTTTGATTACTATAGCCTGGCCAACACTGCAAGAGCAACTGGTTATGACTGTCTTGACATACTCGGTGATTTTCCGGTTGAATGGTTCCTTTTTCATCCGGGATCAAACTATGTTGCAAACAAGTCTGTTGGTAAAGCTGCCCATAAGGCGCGAGTAGAGATTGAAAATCTTTTGCATAAACAGAAAACCGAAGATGTTATCAGGTTTTGGTCTGCGGCAGCAAAGCTGGGGATTGGCAGAGACATTACTGCATTTCTAAGATCATCAGAAAAACACTGA
- the pseI gene encoding pseudaminic acid synthase, which translates to MITIGSSKIGIGAAPFIIAEMSGNHNQSLERALAIVEAAALSGAHALKIQTYTPDTMTIDLDEREFHISDPNSLWAGTSLYKLYSEAYTPWEWHKPIFDRARELGLIAFSTPFDATSVDFLETLNVPCYKIASFENTDLPLIQRVAATGKPLIVSTGMAIVAELDETVRAARNAGCKDLILLKCTSTYPSTPENTNLVTIPHLRELFDCEVGLSDHTMGVGVSVASVSLGATVIEKHFTLYRADGGVDSAFSMEPAEMAQLVVETQRAWQALGQVSYGPTEGEKKSLQYRRSLYIIQDMKKGDVLTCDNVRAIRPGLGLPPKYLDLVLGRSVRQDVDRGTALRIDLI; encoded by the coding sequence ATGATTACTATCGGTAGCAGTAAAATCGGAATCGGTGCAGCACCATTTATTATAGCTGAAATGTCCGGCAATCATAACCAGTCCCTTGAACGTGCTCTGGCTATCGTAGAGGCTGCTGCACTTTCGGGTGCTCATGCGCTGAAAATTCAGACATACACTCCCGATACCATGACGATTGATCTTGATGAGCGGGAGTTCCATATCAGCGATCCCAACAGTTTATGGGCTGGTACTTCGCTCTACAAGCTATACAGTGAAGCCTACACTCCCTGGGAGTGGCACAAACCGATTTTTGATCGTGCCCGTGAACTTGGTCTGATTGCTTTCAGCACACCATTCGATGCTACGTCAGTAGATTTTCTGGAAACACTCAATGTTCCCTGTTACAAGATTGCCTCTTTCGAGAATACGGATCTTCCGTTGATTCAGCGTGTAGCTGCCACAGGCAAGCCATTGATTGTTTCTACAGGTATGGCCATTGTCGCCGAACTGGATGAAACTGTCAGGGCAGCACGCAACGCAGGCTGCAAAGATCTGATTTTGCTCAAATGCACCAGCACTTATCCATCGACTCCTGAGAATACCAATCTTGTAACTATTCCGCATCTGCGTGAGTTGTTTGATTGTGAAGTGGGACTTTCAGACCATACAATGGGGGTTGGTGTTTCTGTTGCCAGTGTGTCGCTTGGTGCCACAGTCATAGAAAAACATTTCACACTTTATCGTGCCGATGGCGGTGTGGACAGCGCTTTTTCAATGGAGCCGGCGGAAATGGCTCAACTGGTTGTTGAAACTCAACGGGCTTGGCAGGCGTTAGGTCAGGTCAGCTATGGCCCTACTGAGGGAGAGAAGAAATCCCTCCAGTATCGTCGATCTCTTTATATTATTCAGGACATGAAAAAGGGTGATGTTTTGACTTGCGACAATGTGCGCGCTATTCGTCCCGGGCTTGGTTTACCCCCTAAATATCTTGATCTTGTATTGGGCCGGTCAGTGAGGCAGGATGTGGATAGAGGTACAGCATTGCGAATTGATCTAATTTGA
- a CDS encoding NAD-dependent epimerase/dehydratase family protein translates to MDHKKRVLVTGANGFVGRETVKRLRIGGWTVIPAMRSPVGEGAIKLDLEDAAFSETLKRLPKIDAIVHLATMVGFGDLSLGDIFAANVAATASLLLLAKQWDAVFVFASAALVSGINTTQIDADTPDRPDTAYMKSKWLAEQLIQASGVRYSILRIGGVFGLDGPTHLGLNRAIKCVSSGQPPAMIGRGSAKRNYIYVKDVAGIISCVLDHNIEGTHLVAGNEVHSVADMLQILCDVFLPGQSPERHEGLEAMDQIIIPSKEFALSGSFRDSVINMYSSGDR, encoded by the coding sequence ATGGATCACAAGAAGAGGGTGCTTGTGACCGGTGCAAATGGCTTTGTCGGTCGCGAAACGGTGAAACGCTTGCGCATTGGTGGATGGACCGTTATTCCTGCAATGCGGAGTCCAGTCGGGGAGGGTGCGATCAAGCTCGATCTTGAAGATGCAGCTTTTTCTGAAACACTGAAGCGATTACCAAAAATTGATGCCATAGTTCACCTGGCTACAATGGTTGGATTTGGCGATCTATCTTTGGGAGATATTTTTGCCGCAAATGTTGCAGCAACAGCTTCACTCCTGCTTTTGGCAAAGCAGTGGGATGCTGTTTTTGTTTTTGCATCAGCAGCACTTGTTTCCGGTATTAACACGACACAAATCGATGCTGATACACCCGATAGACCAGATACTGCCTATATGAAAAGCAAATGGCTCGCAGAGCAGCTTATTCAGGCTTCCGGAGTGCGTTATTCCATTCTCAGAATTGGAGGTGTTTTTGGTCTTGATGGTCCGACTCATCTTGGCTTGAATCGCGCAATCAAGTGTGTCTCAAGCGGTCAACCTCCAGCAATGATAGGCAGAGGAAGTGCAAAACGTAACTATATTTATGTAAAAGATGTTGCTGGAATAATAAGCTGTGTGCTTGATCATAACATTGAAGGAACTCATCTTGTTGCAGGGAATGAAGTCCATTCAGTAGCTGATATGTTGCAAATATTGTGTGATGTTTTTCTTCCTGGCCAATCACCGGAGAGACATGAAGGGTTGGAAGCAATGGATCAAATCATTATTCCTTCAAAAGAGTTTGCTCTTTCTGGAAGTTTCCGCGATTCTGTGATTAATATGTATTCTTCTGGCGATCGATGA